From a single Pyxicephalus adspersus chromosome 11, UCB_Pads_2.0, whole genome shotgun sequence genomic region:
- the THYN1 gene encoding thymocyte nuclear protein 1 isoform X2: MRRSKRKRAASPSKDSKEPKAEDSGTEKKVKGRRKVPASAGSNEKKKEEFCYWLMKSEPESRIEKGMDMKFGIEDLKAQPDQTACWDGVRNYQARNFMRQMKVGQEAFFYHSNCKEPGIAGIVKIVKEAYTDHTQFDTKNPHYDASSSQENPKWSMVDVQFVRMLKRYISLAELKQLHQKHKASGGPLGNMALFTRARLSVQPLTQEEFDFVLSLEDKKV; the protein is encoded by the exons ATGCGGCGGAGTAAGAGGAAGCGAGCGGCCTCTCCATCCAAGG ATTCCAAGGAGCCTAAAGCAGAAGATTCCGGcacagaaaaaaaggtgaaagggCGGAGGAAGGTGCCAGCGTCCGCGGGGTCCAatgagaagaagaaggaagaattttGTTACTGGCTGATGAAATCTGAGCCAGAGAGCCGGATAGAGAAAGGGATGGACATGAAG TTTGGAATAGAAGATTTGAAGGCCCAACCTGACCAGACAGCATGCTGGGATGGGGTGCGCAATTATCAG GCTCGGAACTTCATGAGGCAAATGAAGGTCGGCCAGGAAGCGTTTTTCTATCACAGTAACTGTAAGGAGCCTGGTATCGCTGGCATTGTGAAG ATTGTAAAGGAAGCATACACTGACCACACTCAGTTTGATACGAAGAATCCTCATTATGATGCTTCTAGCAGCCAGGAGAATCCAAAATGGTCCATG GTGGATGTGCAGTTTGTACGTATGCTGAAACGTTACATCTCCTTGGCAGAGCTGAAGCAGCTACATCAGAAGCACAAGGCATCGGGCGGGCCCCTAGGAAACATGGCGCTGTTCACCAGAGCACGACTGTCCGTGCAGCCCCTGACTCAAG aagagTTTGACTTTGTCTTGAGCTTGGAAGACAAGAAAGTGTAA
- the THYN1 gene encoding thymocyte nuclear protein 1 isoform X1 yields the protein MRRSKRKRAASPSKGKDKDSKEPKAEDSGTEKKVKGRRKVPASAGSNEKKKEEFCYWLMKSEPESRIEKGMDMKFGIEDLKAQPDQTACWDGVRNYQARNFMRQMKVGQEAFFYHSNCKEPGIAGIVKIVKEAYTDHTQFDTKNPHYDASSSQENPKWSMVDVQFVRMLKRYISLAELKQLHQKHKASGGPLGNMALFTRARLSVQPLTQEEFDFVLSLEDKKV from the exons ATGCGGCGGAGTAAGAGGAAGCGAGCGGCCTCTCCATCCAAGGGTAAGGATAAAG ATTCCAAGGAGCCTAAAGCAGAAGATTCCGGcacagaaaaaaaggtgaaagggCGGAGGAAGGTGCCAGCGTCCGCGGGGTCCAatgagaagaagaaggaagaattttGTTACTGGCTGATGAAATCTGAGCCAGAGAGCCGGATAGAGAAAGGGATGGACATGAAG TTTGGAATAGAAGATTTGAAGGCCCAACCTGACCAGACAGCATGCTGGGATGGGGTGCGCAATTATCAG GCTCGGAACTTCATGAGGCAAATGAAGGTCGGCCAGGAAGCGTTTTTCTATCACAGTAACTGTAAGGAGCCTGGTATCGCTGGCATTGTGAAG ATTGTAAAGGAAGCATACACTGACCACACTCAGTTTGATACGAAGAATCCTCATTATGATGCTTCTAGCAGCCAGGAGAATCCAAAATGGTCCATG GTGGATGTGCAGTTTGTACGTATGCTGAAACGTTACATCTCCTTGGCAGAGCTGAAGCAGCTACATCAGAAGCACAAGGCATCGGGCGGGCCCCTAGGAAACATGGCGCTGTTCACCAGAGCACGACTGTCCGTGCAGCCCCTGACTCAAG aagagTTTGACTTTGTCTTGAGCTTGGAAGACAAGAAAGTGTAA